DNA from Demetria terragena DSM 11295:
CGCCCACCCGGCGTTCGCTACGTCCGGCTCAAGTGCCTGGACAACACCATCTTCAGAGCGGGCCGTCACCCGCAAACCGTCGCCCACGTGGTCCACTGCCTGATGGTGATAGCAGGGCGCCCAGCCGCTACTCCCTAGCACCTGAGCGGCGGTGCTGTCCGGTTCGGTGGTGAACTCCACTCGACCAAAGACGCCGGGTTCCGGCCGGTAACTCTCGTGTCCGAGCACCTCGGGCAGGTGCTGAACCAGGGTGCCGCCGCTGGCGACATTCAGCACCTGCATTCCTCGACAGATCGCCAATAACGGCAGGCCTCTGGCCAATGCTCCACGGACCAGCGCGATTTCGTGCGCGTCCCGGCCACGCTCTGTCTGGGTCAGCGGGTGCGCGACGTGGCCATAACTCTCGGCTTCCATGTCGGCGCCGCCGATCACGATCAGGCCGTCGAGACCATCCAGGACCAGCTCGTCGGTTCCGATGGGCGGCAGCAAGAGCGGAGTGCCGCCTGCAGACACGACACCGTGCAGGTAGGTCATGGGGACCAGCGCGGCAGGCTTACGCCAGTCCCCCCAGGCGGCTTCGCGGCAGTAGGTAGTCAGCCCGATGCGGACCAGCCCATCCTTCACAGTCGCTCGAATCCTCGCCGTAGTTCCCAGTCGGTCACGGCAGCATCAAAGTCGCGGATCTCGATGTCGGCGAAATTGACATAGTGATCAACCACTTTCTGGCCGAACGCCTCCCGGGCGATGTCCGAGGCGGCAAACAGGTCGCGTGCTTCCCGCAGTGTCACTGGCACGTGTTGGGCATCGGTGTCGTACGCGCTTCCGACGGTCATGGGTTCGAGCTCGAGCTTGTGCTCGATGCCGTACAGCCCTCCCGCCAGCATGGCCGCGACCGCGAGGTAGGGATTGGTGTCCCCGCCAGGGAGTCGGTTCTCCAGGCGAGCACCCGCGCCTTCACCCACCAAACGCACCGAACAGGTGCGGTTGTCTATGCCCCATGCGACGGCAGTCGGCGCGAAGGAGCCCACGGCAAAACGCTTGTACGAGTTGATGTTTGGCGCGTAGAACAGGGTGAACTCGCGCATTGTCGCCAGCACACCGGCAATGAACTGGTCATAGATTGCTGTGCGCTGCCCATCGGCCCAGAAAACCGTCGAGTCATCCAACCCACGAAGCGAAAGATGGATGTGACATGAGTTTCCTTCTCGCTCATTGGGTTTGGCCATGAACGTCAGAGATTGCCCGAGGCTGGAAGCGATCATCTTGGCGCCTGTCTTGTAGACGCTGTGGTTGTCAGCAGTCGACAGGACATCGTCAAAGAGGAAGCCGATCTCGTGCTGGCCAAAGTTGCACTCCCCCTTGGCCGATTCCACCACCATGCCTGCGGCGTACATGTCGGTACGGATGCGCTGGAGAAGTGGCTCTACGCGGCCGGACCCGACGATGGAGTAGTCGACGTTGTACTGGTTTGCGGGCGTCAGATCGCGGTAGCCGCGTTCCCATGCCTGCTCGTAGGTATCCCGATAGACCACGAACTCCAACTCAGTCCCAGCGACGGCCTTCCAACCATGGTCAGCGGCGCGTTCAATCTGCTGACGCAGCATGGACCGCGGTGACATCGGTACGTGTTCGCCGGTGGCGAGCAACAGATCGCACTGCACCATGATGGTGCGCTCTAGCCACGGGACCCATCGGAAGGTCTCATCGTCGAGAGCGAACTGCATGTCGCCATAACCCGATTCCCAAGATGAAATGGCATAGCCATCAACGGTATTCATGTCGGTATCGACGGCCAAGAGGTAGTTACATCCCTCGACGCCGTGACCAAGTGCGTGGTCCACGAAGTACTGCGCGTGAAGGTACTTGCCCTGCAGCCGCCCTTGCATATCGGTGAAGGCCACGATGACGGTGTCGACCTCTCCAGAGCTGATGAGCTCACGGACCTGCTCAACACTCAGCATGCGGGGGTTGCGCGGATGGTGAGTGGTGCTCATCGAAGCTCCTCGGAGGCGTTAGCAATCTGGGCAAACTCTTCTTCCGGGGCTCCAGCGACCAAGTGGTGGCGACTGTAGAACCAGAAGTAGGCCAGTGCGAGCAGCAGCACCAGGGCGGTGACGCCTGCGGCCATCACGTCGACAAAGAACGTCGCGACGACGGCGGCGATCGACAGCACCAGACCGATGCCGGTCGTCACCACACCACCAGGAGTGCGATAGCCACGTTCCAGGTCTGGTTCGCGACGCCGCAACATGATGTGGCTGAGATTGAGAAGCACGTACGACACCGCCGCACCAAACACCGCGATATTGATCAGCAGGTCCCCGTCTTTAGTGATCGCGGCGAGCAGGAACCCGATGCCGCCAGGCACCAGTAGCGCCATGTACGGCGTACGCCGGCTGCTGGTCAGGGACAACACTCGTGGGAGGTAGCCCGAACGAGACAGCGCGAACAGTTGCCGTGAGTAGGCGTAAATGATGGAGAAGAAACTCGCGATCAAGCCCGCCAATCCGGCGTAGTTCACAAAGCTGGCGATGGTCGAGTTGCTGCCGT
Protein-coding regions in this window:
- a CDS encoding gamma-glutamyl-gamma-aminobutyrate hydrolase family protein, yielding MKDGLVRIGLTTYCREAAWGDWRKPAALVPMTYLHGVVSAGGTPLLLPPIGTDELVLDGLDGLIVIGGADMEAESYGHVAHPLTQTERGRDAHEIALVRGALARGLPLLAICRGMQVLNVASGGTLVQHLPEVLGHESYRPEPGVFGRVEFTTEPDSTAAQVLGSSGWAPCYHHQAVDHVGDGLRVTARSEDGVVQALEPDVANAGWALGVQFHPEENPDDTRLFDALVEAARTYQTRREEATL
- a CDS encoding glutamine synthetase family protein, whose translation is MSTTHHPRNPRMLSVEQVRELISSGEVDTVIVAFTDMQGRLQGKYLHAQYFVDHALGHGVEGCNYLLAVDTDMNTVDGYAISSWESGYGDMQFALDDETFRWVPWLERTIMVQCDLLLATGEHVPMSPRSMLRQQIERAADHGWKAVAGTELEFVVYRDTYEQAWERGYRDLTPANQYNVDYSIVGSGRVEPLLQRIRTDMYAAGMVVESAKGECNFGQHEIGFLFDDVLSTADNHSVYKTGAKMIASSLGQSLTFMAKPNEREGNSCHIHLSLRGLDDSTVFWADGQRTAIYDQFIAGVLATMREFTLFYAPNINSYKRFAVGSFAPTAVAWGIDNRTCSVRLVGEGAGARLENRLPGGDTNPYLAVAAMLAGGLYGIEHKLELEPMTVGSAYDTDAQHVPVTLREARDLFAASDIAREAFGQKVVDHYVNFADIEIRDFDAAVTDWELRRGFERL